GTATTTTCACTATCAGCACGCGAAAAGCCTCCGTCACCAAAGCTTGAAGAACGTATTTTACTGTGGCATTGGTTTACTTTATACTACTGTCATCACATACACAATTGATCTCATCTCCCTCCAGTCCAATCCTCCCCTATCCCTGAGAATCGATTCTTCTTGCTATGAAGAGAAAAAAGTTACCGGAGAGAGAGGAGATCCACGAAACTCAGAGCAAGAAGAGTAGCTTCTCCAAGTCCCTGTCCCCAGGACAAAACTGGAAATCGAAATCCATGGTACACTCTCTCCCTCCCCCTAGATGAAGCTGCTGCTCtgattattatattatatttaaagttcTGGTGTTGCTGTTTCTGTGGGTTTCTTTAAAAAGAGGATTATTCCTGAAGAGATTTTGAGAAGCAACCCTGAGGCTTTTGAGCACAGGGTGGTGTTCACTGTTCCTTGGAACAATTCTTGGCAGCTCTGGCTCCAGGGAGACAAGAATTGTCTGTTTATGATCAAAGAAGATTGGAATGAGTTTGTTGATGACAACCTTTTAGCTTCAGATGATACTCTGCACTTCACACATCAAGGCACTATGTATTTCCAAGTCCGGATCTTCAAGAAAGATGGTAAAGAGATCCTCTCTGCACCTCTTGAAGTTGAACCACCTCACCAGGAGCCAACCACTGTCTCTGGTAAGAGTATTCAGATCGAAAGAAATCATCTTTATGCCCTTCAAAGAAACTATCTATCCCAAAGATtgactcttttctttttgtttaattgtaTTGGGGACTGAACAACTTTCAGCAAGTGGAGGAGGGAGACAGAGTTTTGCTCATGTCGAGAACCCTGAGCGTTACCTCTTGAATCCCAACAACCCTTACTTTGAGAAGACGCTGACGAAAACTAACACTGCCCTGGTAAAATTCAGTTCTAGCGTTCTTCTGTTTCTTTACTGCTTTTTTTTAGGTTGGTCTTTAGTTATAAAGCTAAGACTTGTCTTCTTTTTTAATACTTGTACCGAGTAGTATGTGAGTACTCCGGTGGTTAAGAAGTATGAGTTGGAGTTTGGTCCCCGCAATTCCTCTATGCACTTCCTTCTCCCTGACGGAAACAAACTGGAGGGATTCAATAAGATTTACAGCGGTTTACATGCTTTCCTTGGCTGGGCAAATGTATGCCAAAAGTACAACCTCAAACAAGGAGACACTGTGGTTTGTGAATTTGAACTCTCTGGACGTGTGGTTACTGCTGTTAGAGTGCATTTCGTCACTGCCTCTAACTctggtaagaaaaaaaatcatcttcatGGTCTTTTAAAACTCAAAGAAACTAAGCTTTGACCCTTTTCTGTATTTGTATTGGTGAACGTAGTTTCAGCAAGTGGAAGACAAACTAGTCGAGGGAGGGAGAGTTTTGATCATGTTGAAAGCCCTGAGAGATACCTCTTTAATCCCAACAACCCTTACTTTGAGAAGACGCTCACCAAAACAAACAGTGTTCTGGTAAAATTTTGTAGCATTCTTCAGTTTCTTTACAGCGTTTTAGTTTGTTCTGTTTACTTGTTTCATTTAAAGCTAAGACTTggtctttttgttttctcttcatATTTGTACAAATAGTATGTGAGTCCTCCGTTGATTAAGAAGTATGGCTTGGAGTTTGGTCCTCATAGTTCCTCCATAGACTTCCTTCTTCCCGATGGAAGCAAAATGGAGGGCTTCACCAAGAGTTACAGCGGTTTATATGGTTTCCTGGGATGGGCAGCTGTATGTCAAAAGTACAACCTCAAACCAGGAGACACTGTGGTTTGTGAATTTGAACTCTCAAGAGGTGTGGTTTCAGCTGTTAGAGTGCATTTCGTGAATGAATAAGCAAGACAACTCTAGTCTCCTTCTTATGAGTCAGGTTTCTAAACATAGTTCTTACCAACCTATTATTCTAATGCTAGATGTGACCTCGGTATTCAACAAATTTGTAGCAATAAACTTGATCTTTATGTTGGTTTAACTGACTTGCAATGCTAAATTTCTTATTCTTGCATAGATGTACTGGTATAAACCCTGCTAATATACTTTTGTTTGGATTTGTACATACTATAACAAATACTTTGGAATGAACGAACCTGAGAACTCATCTTATACAACCAATCAACTCCAAGAAAGGATGTAACTGATGATTCTTTTCAATCAAGATATACAGTGACTTTCAAAAAGATGCTCAATTAACGAATGTAAAACTAACCGAAGTATAAATTCGAAGCGATCTTTGGTGAAGGGAGCCACTAACTCAAGCACCAGCTTACCGACAtgctccagaacgtacctgttTGAGAAGGTCTGATCAGTAATAGATTAGGTTGGTGTTGAGAGTTTTCCATAGTTCGGACAAAcgcacttttttttttgtaattgcgGTTAGAAACACGCGCCGCACGTGCGCGCGTATGGGGAAGATTCaataagccaaaaaaaaaaaaactcaacgcGCGCATAAAATATCAACCACccatctctctctgtctctcatctcttcttcGTGTTTCATTTCTTTACATGTAAGCACCGCTTCTGGGTTACACGCAGACATGGCTTCTCTACCGTACGGAGTTTCTAATCTATGCAGAAGCCAAGAGGTTCTGTCTGCAACTGTACAGATTCGTCCGACTGGTCGACAAATCACAGGTTTTTGTTTTCACAAACCCAAATCGTTTTCCACAAAATATACTAAAGATTTAGCAGAAGCGACGGTATAAGTCTTCCTATGTTTGTTGAGATGATGCAGGAGGAGTTAGAGCGGCGAAGAGAGTCTTGTATAATGGATTGTCATCATCAGTGGAAATAAATGCGAGTAGGCAAAGAATGAGATGTAGAGTGAGCTCAGAATCATCTACTGAAACTGAAGAAGATTCTGCCACAAAGACCAAGGTCTCATCATCTTCAATTTTACATCATAATTATCATTGCTTCATAGTGTCATGTCCTAAAGCAAACTCTTGTTGTGTTTTAATAACTTGGTTTACAGAAGACGCCGTTTGGATACACGAGGAAGGATGTTCTGTTGATAGGAGTTGGAGTTACTGCACTTGGTATCGGGCTAGAGAGTGGCCTTGAGGTAATCCAAGAATCAAGAAGCAAATCATGAATATTCTTTTCTCTTTTGTGTGGCTCTAAGTACGTTTTGTTATCATGAAATGGACAGTATGTGGGAGTAGATCCTTTGCAAGCAGGTAACGCTGTACAGCTGATACTGGTGCTAGGCTTGACACTGGGTTGGATATCGACTTATATCTTTAGGGTCGGTAACAAGGAGATGACTTATGCTCAGCAACTTCGTGACTACGAGTCTCAAGTCATGCAGGTTTGTGATTTCTCTCTTCAAGGACTTTAGCTTTCAGACCTTATGTGATTTACCTTAATGTGTGGTTGGTTTTGTAATGGTTACAGAAACGGTTGGAGAGCTTATCTGAGGCTGAGTTAGAGGCATTGATGGAACAAGTTGATGAAGAGAAGCGACAGGTTTAGTAGGCTTAGGCTCCTCTGTTGTTCCAGTCACCTGCAAAGTTAGTAAAAGAATCACAGGACATGTTTTCTTAAGTAATTCCTGCCAGAAAACATTTTGATGTACTTTCTTGTTCCTCAATGTTTGTTGTATGATACACAAAAGAATACAAATCAAAGAATATGTTGAAACGGTTGAAGGAATCTGTCAATCAGACTCACTCAGAGCACGCCACAATACCCTCGAGGGCTTTATACAAGATGAATCAAAACACATGGGAACAAACTGAATCAAATGAATATGAAGTTATGAACATTATGTATGCAGGAGGCATTTTTTCTCACTTTCTAAAAAGTAACTTAACGACTTATATCTAACCCAAATGCCTTACGAGCAACGGGAATTCTGGTGAATCCGGATGAAGTCCTTTGACTAGAGACACGAATTTGAGTACACACTCGATGCTGAATAATTTGAGCTTCCATGTTGCTGAAGTCGCTGTTCTGTTTGGTCTGGCTTGAAATGTGGAATTCTTCTGCTTGATCTTCAGTGACAAGTATGAGCTTCCCCGGGATTCAATAGCCTGGATGATACTCAAGTTTTCATACATCAAAAAAGAAGGGGAAAAACGACAGTGTGAGCAAAAAGCAAGAATAAACAAACTTGTTACCATCTCAAAAATGTCGGAGATGGAGCAGCTCGAGTCAAGTGAGAAATATGGAgccgaagaagtatcctttggcaGAGAACTCAGCAGCCTGAAGTCTTCAATGCATATGAAAAGATGTCCATCTACCACAAATAGTGACCGTGGAAGCCATGACACCTCTGCACAGTTCAATAGGGAAAATTAACACTTAAATGGTCAGTCAATGTTGACTCAGCTTGAATCGGATTTACTTGTAGGCTATTAAGTacttcttagcataaataaaccGTTCTCAATTCGATCaactaacaaaacaaaactgcTTCATGATGTGCATCTAATCTGCATATTTATGTGGAATACGAGACTGAATGATTTTGAACCtagaaacaaaaatcattagacTACCGACATCCCATTGAGAAAAATACCCTGAGATTTGCGGCATCGAGGCAGGATACTTAGCtcagtaaattttaaaataccatATAGTATAGAGAAGGAACCAACATTAAGGGGCTCCAACTTTGTAAATGTGAGCTTAGTAGCTTACACACCACAAATGAAATCATGAGCGGTTGATCTAGTCTAACAATTATCTAGGCAAATTCATTGCTAGGTCAAACTATCAGGTCTTACTTCATTTACGGTTTCAGGGGAAAAGAGTTAATCATTCAAAGTGAACTTTTTCTCAATCAATGATACGCGGGAAAGAACATACCTCCAAGAGTGCTTCTCTGAAAATGGAGAACACTGTACTGGAATATACTCAACTTTAAACCACCACATATTTCTTTCTCAAACATTTCCATTTGAATATTCTCCAAACTGTTATTTAAGTTTCAATACATGTCAAATCAGAAAATGGCAGAAGCAAATAGTAAAAGagctgaagaaaaaaaatgatgatataGCTCACCTTCCCAAACATTTAGATTCCGTAGCTTGAGAATCCAACACTTTAGTGATATTGAGTAAAACTGTTGTTTTCTCGATGCTCTCTGTTTTGAAAATATACTCCGCGCCCTCCTTAAAGCGTAGCCTAAAccagaagaaagagagaggttaGGGACCATGGGGACATAATCAAGTTTAAAAACGCAACCATAAGAGACTAACCTCACAACTTGAAGTCCTAGCCCAACTGAGACATCTTGTATATCATTTATAGCATGCGAACACAATAAACTTAAATTTCTGTCTGCGTACACCAGGGGTCAAGAAAAAGTGAGTCAGCATCAACAGAACATTTCATATTAACACACAAAGAATAAAAGAGGAGACGGGGAAGACCAGTCTAACCTTGTGAATCAGTAGAAACATCCACGAACAGCACACACAATTTCTCTTGGCTACTCCGCAGCAATACTACTTCCCTGCATTTATAGAGTGCCGTCAGGTGCAAAAGAAGACACAATCTGACTAACAAGGGAACCAGAAACATATCGCTCTAATTTCATCGACcaaacttttattttcaaattgaaTACTGGAGAACCTATcattacaaaagaaacaaataactaCGCAACCTCAGCGACCTTTTTTACTGCTCGGCATGCCCTATCAAGTATCATAATTCATATCTTAGAATAAAATAGAAGGGACTCACATTACTTTCTTTCAACTAGACTTCAATAATAAGGGGAACAATACTCACTGTTGCGTGTAGGTGGATTCTTGCCGTAGTATGCAATCACAACATACGTAAATCCTACAAGTCTCATCAATGCTGGAATCTGACAGCGTTGTTGTAATATACTCGTCCACTAAATCACCCATTACTTCAGGGATTTTTTCAGCACCCCAAAATCTAGTAGTTCTCTTACTATTACAGCCCATAGTCAATGAACCTTCTTGCAAATGATCAGAAACACACCCATCTTCACCAGAATCACTGATATCAGCATCACTTCTATGAGATGTTTCTCCGCTACTTATGACACTATTATCCACCAATAGAGAAACAACTCTCTTTTTAGGCTTCCTCTTGCTTTTCCTTTTGTCAAACcaattataaatatgattaacACCGGAAGCAAGCTCACTATTATGTAGTCCAGAAATAATATTATTGGTCTTTGCTTTGAACGATTCATCTATCCTCCAAGTCTTTATTATGCTACTTTTTTCTGGTTGAGAATAAAGCAAGCTTGTGCCTTTTTCAGATCCCAGAATCTCCTCGCCGGGGCTATTCTCATTAAGATGATCCACCAACATATCTTGTTCAGGATTTGATTGCTCGGAGtcataattttcattttcactGCAGCTGCTCGAGCTATCAGACGATGCTACTGAGTAAGAATCTGCTGATAGCTGCAAGATTTCTTCCACCAGGTTATGACGTCGGTGTAAGACATCCTTTTGATAGTGAGGGGGTGATTGCATATATGTTGAGGGTGAAAATGATCCTGTTATATCGTGAGTAGCATCCAAAGTTGACATGTTTCCTTTTTCATCTGGCTTCCCATCAAGAAGATATGCTTGATCCTTCTGATTTAGATCTGTAATTTGGAAACCTGGTAAAGGCCCTGGTGGATATCTCAATGCTTCCTTGTGATGCTTCGGGTTTTTTCCATTCTTTGTGTAGAACTTTTTCTCTGAATCAATACTCCAGCCGTCTTTTCTGACATCCACAAAACCCTCTGACGGATGATCCATCCACTCCTTAACCTCTCGCAGCCAAAGAACCGAACGTTCTTTCTTCAACTTTTCAACTTTACTTATTAGACCAAATATATCATCTTCGTGATCGGACTTGATATTCTCCTCTTTGCTTTGAGTCTCGAGTTCACATGAAGCAGACTCTTGATCAGAATTCACATAAGTGCTCTCTTCCTCAGTGTCAATAGACGCGAGCCGGTAGATTTTCGCCTGTGACTGTGAGAGTGAAAAAGGACAACAATAAGCTTTTAATAATTACACCACAAAACAAACCAAGAAACTGAAACTCTGAAAGAAAACATAGAGAAGCTGCCTATCAAGTGATGAATATCTTCAAGATGCTTTTCAAAAAACCGTTCCATACTACAATAACTACACCCCTTAATTGGTTTGGATAGGCCTAGGTTTGGATATATTCTTATGTTTTCCATGCTTAGGGTTTAGTGTCAGTGTGTCACTCAGAAGAAAAGGGCCACTACAGTCACAAGcacattatatatatgtaaataaactGTAATTGAAGTCTCTGTCGTTAACCTTTTTTCTATTGAAGCTTCCTTCATCATCAGCTTCCTCTCTAGCCGGAGAGTAGAACCCATAGCTAGCAGGCTGAGTTTTCCTACGGGTAACAACAACCTGCCTCTTCCAAAATTCTCTATTCCCAATTTGTTTGCCATCTAGCTTTAACTGAAACGCAGCACAGAGAGGAAGAATCATTATGAATCAAGCAGAAACTGAATTGGTGCAAAGTCTGTCTTTTTAACAAGGTTATGTAGCCTCTGAAACAAAACTTACATCATTTGGACGAGCAACGTAGCTGAGGACATTTGCCCTGTACCATCGAGCACAGCAAAACGGATTTCCTTCCAACCACAAGTCTGTCAAGAATGAAAGACTCCCAAGGAATTCCAATTCTGAGAAGTCTGAAATAATATTGAAGGAAACATCAAGGCCTTCAAGTGACTTCAAATTCTCAATCCCACGCAATGTAGTTAGAGCGTTGTTCCTCAAAACAAGTTTAACAAGGTGACATGATACCTGCATGGTCCAAGGATAAAGGTGCATGGGTCCCCTAGGGtactaaaatctaaataaaatctTTAGCAAACACATCAAAGAGTTCTTATATCTATGTGAGTTCAAACTAAGCCATATATAGTAACCAACAAACGCAAAAGTTAAGTAACTTCATATCAAAAGAGATCTATAAAAAAAAGGACATGCAGAAAGAAACCTGAAGTAACCCACCTCGCTCAAGTGAGAAATTTTTCTAAGTTGATTGAAACCTAGATCAAGGTGTTTCAACTTGGAACACCTCCGAAGATTATCCACCTTCGCAAACTTGTTCCGACTCAGATCAAGCGACTCAACAGCTGGGAGAAGTTGCAACGACTCATCCATGAGCAAGAGACGGTTACAAGCGCATGAAACGAAAGCCAACTTATTCCACTGTGGTGAATCCTTTATCTCGGCGATTCTACTAGCAAACACATGCCGCAACGCATCCTACAGTTGGTAGAAACCTGGTAAAGATTAGTCAGGAACACTTCCAAAAAATATTCAAAGACAAGCAACAACCCATGAATAAACTCATACATCAACCTTCTTCTTGAAACGTCCTGAAGAAATGACAAACCTCACATCGTTCATAGCTTATtccaaaatccaaatacactAACAGTTCAATCTCCCTACAATCTAAAGCAACACAGAAACTAATAATCCCCACTCAATGCCATAGCAGAATGCACTAAACCaaggaaacaaacaaaaacgaaaagaggagaggagaggagagctCACAGTGGAATTGTGGCAGATCAACTTCTCCAAGGTGTGCCTAAGTTCGAGCAATCCCTTAGCAGACGAAGTGGACAAATCACACCCGCGCAGCTCCAAAACCTTAAGCCTCGCAAAGGGAAGAAGAGAGAGCGGCGTGGGATCACGAGCCGGCGAAGGAAGCGACGAGACGACTTTGAGAGAAGGGAGGAGGCGGAGAATACGTCGGAGCTGCTCTAAGGCGCGGTAATCGCCGATGTCGGAGACGTAGGCGCGGAGATAGTCAACGGGAGCTCCGGAGAGCATACGCTCGACCTCGCGGAGAGATTCGAGACGGAGATGAACGTAGTGAAGGCCCGCGGGGTTGAGCTTGAGGACATCGGTGGCGTCGATGAGCGAATCGGCGTTTTCTTCGAGGAACTTCTCGAGATTCTCCAGGTATCGATCTCCCGTCACGATCGCCATGAGAGATTCGAAGGAGATTTAGGGATTTGACTCGTTCGAAAACCGAATCACACGAGACGAAAAGGCGCGAACCGTCGCGGGAAGGTGGAGGAAGGGATGGggtctagagagagaaagatgagagagaaAATGCCATGGCTGATtgatgcttgatgatgattgGAGAGAAATGGGCAAATAGGAAACAGCTAGGATGATGATTCTCCTCTTTCTCTGTGAATCTAAACAACAACCTGGGGGCAAGACTGAGATTAACACCTGGCAACTATACCTTAATCAAATCATTTCTAATGCAATTTGCCTTTAGACAATTACTTAGCTACTAATCATtgattaatgtaaaatattcccACCTCATCCAGCTATAATATtctatttaaattcaaatttcatGTTAcggaaaaaaattcaaatttcgtACGTTTAGTTTTTTtcctatatttatttattattattattttcttatcttTTGAATAAACAAGGCTCTCAGATCTCAATAGTATCCACGATGCATAATCGGTTAAATATTTGTTTCCTAAATAATGAGATCTGGTTCACCCCGTAAAATATAGAATGAAAGCCTTCCTATAGGTTTCTTGATtggatgttacaaaaaaaaaaggtttcttGATTGGCTTTGTAACATTTCCACTGGTTTGATTGTTTTCgaagaaaacaaaagtaaacGTCTTTAAACATTGATGAACTAtcattaaaccaaaaaaataacaatcctactatataaaagggactaaattcaaggcttttgaggctatccacctcagccaaaatattctcatccaaaaagaattaaaaataaatatcatttagaagataattaactaatataaaacttttgatatttctaaaaatttcaaatttgtaactgctaatttattaatagaatcatatatctatattgaattatgttctatttttaatcgttactttaagagtaaataaattattaatttataatatatatatagtttataactttatattgtagttataaataaagagaaaataaccgggaaaggtgaagaagctcatataaaattatgtaattaaaatggtaaaatggtgaatatgatgaagtgaatctaagaaaatttgttgtacaaattatggtgctttcttcgtccactataatgatttaaaataatatatattcatataaataagtcaatatttgttgtttttttttgtaagatgttaagattatcattttctgaaaggttacactgatccaaagagattagtttgtggagctaaccaaacgaggattatagtgtttactttggaaaaagtaataggttgaacgatagatggcgtgcgtgttttttcacatggaaatctgcacatatattaaaattgtaagatttgaatcatagagaaaatatagtgtatatgactgaagttgaTTCATTctgaaactaaagatggctaaaattcttctttgtcaaaatgcatagatgtgaatcttatatgaatagagttctcaattgcttatagcagtgtaataaatTCCGTgtgtaaaggaaaaaaaaatgttatataagtgaaaacaaaaattatgatttttttcttgtgcttataggctcttcgcaatttgaagaagaaagaacatattgtgtgaaaatttttggctcggtcaaattttatcgagttgtttataaaactgttgttatatgattcatgtaaattttcagtgttgatttaaaagcccaagaaaacccatctatactgactttttgatttttttctgtgatttaaataaaaaagataaaactttcgataagttatgtaaactcagaacaagtatttaactttagaaagcatttacatgtttcaaacttataatatatacatatataatgtttaaaattatgtatataaaacctGTATAAAATGTGCttaaatatgtttctcttctttaatgtgttaattgtactatatataacattattttaaaatttcaaaaagtttatgtcacattCAAAAactatcaataaaaaatataattctccatctacaaccagaaaaaagaaaaactataaacatctaaatttaaattaagaaaaactaacattggaaaaacaaaaaattaatgtaaaagaaacaaaaccgacaaataatattataaataaaataaatttataaaacacaatccgcgcttcgcgcggaaaaAAATCTCTAGTAGATTAGAAAAGTACAATGAAAGAGTCAACGACATTGCAGCAAGATCGCATCGACAgtggaatattcaaattttagtACAATTAAAACCCAAAGAAAAGAGTGCCGCTGGTTACTCAGAGTAAAATGGTGAAAATATGAGGTGAAAAGAgagaattaattttaaaaaattggagtaatttttttaagtgGAGGGAAAAGTTATACTACTTTCATTAATTTTCCTCCAATTTCAGAATAAATAGGCAGAAAACTTTTTTCACTTGATTGgcaaaaataaattgatttcAGAGTAAAAATTAATAGCAGAGTAAAGATTTACTCTAAAAGGTACATCCAGTCACACTCAAAGAAATTAACATACACAATAAGAGTTCATTAGTCTTCCAAGACAAACTaaagtagtatatatataatcaaataaacACTAATAAACCGCAATTTTAACTTCAAGCAaatggtgtttttttttaattagtaatacAAAGATTTAACATAAAGTTTTGCTGATGGCTTCTAGTTCGACCTTTCTTCGCAtcacagaagaagaaaaactacgAAAACCTATCACAATatcataacttttttatttcgGTGTGACAAAAAGAATGAGGCCTGATTTGATCAAAGAAAAGCTTATCTGCGGGTAGCCTTTGGCTTGAGCCTCTTGTAAGCCATGAAAGTCACAGCCGCCGAGAGAGAGTACCTGTTCATCATTACACACAAGCACAATCTCTTTCTCATTAATCCATAACACCAATTAAAGACTAACAATACCAAGAACAGCTCTTGTATCTGTATTGTAGTTACCATGTTATACAGTAGTTGAGATGGTCCTGCGGCATGACTTTACTACGGATCAAGGTATTgatgtctttcgggacaggatACGGTCTACTCCGATCTATCTCCTCATGAACGTCCTCTACGTAAATTGTGTCCTCAGGAAGACCTATGGCACGAGCCATTGCAGGAACGTCTACGTAGAACCACTGCCCTGTGCTTGGATCATTGGCTGGAACGAATATGCTCGGGTTCTCCCCTCCCCTGATCACACCAACAACTTCTACAGGCTTAACCGCGGACACATGCTCCTGCAAGATTTCAATTTTCACAGGTCATAACGTATGTAAGAGATTTGATAAAAGAAGCAAAATGAAAAGAGTGAATCTTTGGTGATAGCTAAACTCAATATACGAATGAAAGCAAGTTTGTGAACAAGAGGGTATGATAACAAGACTAACCTTGGGAATCACTGGCGTCTTAGACCAAAAATTTCCACCATGAATTTTGCTCACTGGGGAGTGGTTTAGCTACAGTTGACTCATTTTTAACGGAGTCTGACTCGGTGGATTCTTGTGCCTTGTCTCTCCAACTTCGAGGAACCCATCCACGATTCACAAGAATAGGCGACTGCATGCTAGTTGACAAGAGAGAATAACAATCCAACTTCAGGAAGGCCAAAAAAAAGTTGACAGCTAGAACTAAAACTAGCAATCAAAGCTTAAGTGACAGTTCAGCAAAACAGAAATATGTCTAATTAATTCATAGCCAATCAGAATCTCCAAATTAGTGCTCTCCTAGTATAATAAGACAACTACTGTCAATAGTTAGAGAGTAGACTAGATAACCAATGGCCTACAATATATTGAAACGCACAATACTTCGATAATTTTACAATTAACAGAGAATACAGAAAGATAAAAACCTATTACTTGGATagggttgacaaaaaaagtcTGATATGTTCAATGGTATAGGCAAAGGGGTTACAAAAAGAAGTAAAGGAGAGGAGAAAGGATCATTACCCTCACCTATCCAGGTCACCAGGGATTGGCAATAGAGGTGTGATGACATAGTATCCATTTTCAGTCACTCCAGATATGGACCTAGACCGCGGACCCAAAAAGATAGACTTTTGCTCGTCAAACACGCCCTTGCAACTAACCCGTCTAAACTCCAAGGCATCCAGATTCTTGTCAGGAGGATGGTCCGCGTTTAGCTTCATTGGTTCCATTTTCAACCGCTGTTGTTGGTACTCCAGTGTTTTGATCTGCGTTAAAAAAGGAGCGAGTCAAGCTTTAGATTCTACTTTAGCTAAAAGCACCAAAGAATCGCAAAATGTGCTAGCTTCAGCAAACCATTTAGAAGataaaaaggaaagaaacaaaGACATGGGAACGGTAGCTACTAGCTAACAATGAGAATGTATTATTAAGGCTCAAGCATTCAGAGTCTATAAGAGTGCCATTAGATCACTTAGACACTTACATGA
The DNA window shown above is from Brassica napus cultivar Da-Ae unplaced genomic scaffold, Da-Ae ScsIHWf_2680;HRSCAF=3438, whole genome shotgun sequence and carries:
- the LOC106390574 gene encoding LOW QUALITY PROTEIN: surfeit locus protein 1 (The sequence of the model RefSeq protein was modified relative to this genomic sequence to represent the inferred CDS: deleted 1 base in 1 codon); translated protein: MATSLSKLLTRSKPHSHMFSATTTISTSNSIQRQFSAVADSSFSTSAAIGSQTSPPAPTQDNKRGSKWTQLLLFLPGAITFGLGSWQIVRREEKIKTLEYQQQRLKMEPMKLNADHPPDKNLDALEFRRVSCKGVFDEQKSIFLGPRSRSISGVTENGYYVITPLLPIPGDLDSMQSPILVNRGWVPRSWRDKAQESTESDSVKNESTVAKPLPSEQNSWWKFWSKTPVIPKEHVSAVKPVEVVGVIRGGENPSIFVPANDPSTGQWFYVDVPAMARAIGLPEDTIYVEDVHEEIDRSRPYPVPKDINTLIRSKVMPQDHLNYCITWYSLSAAVTFMAYKRLKPKATRR